The following proteins come from a genomic window of Lolium rigidum isolate FL_2022 chromosome 5, APGP_CSIRO_Lrig_0.1, whole genome shotgun sequence:
- the LOC124658162 gene encoding uncharacterized protein LOC124658162 yields MSRLSFRPRPLDIHKKLPILKSARDFEDDDPTAAAVTAARVGVLLRHSGSDLTAAATATDGEGNPTPSKKNAQEIPTPQFDDVESYERDYTRTFAQPSCYIRGRGARADIGEFVEYDLDNEDEEWLEDFNNERKNLNPEKLEVLLFKLEFLDHKARERAGAITPTFIGPVPVLLQLDVAMEALQYLSVRYAVFQAVYNFWKAKRERWQKPILRRLQPPPPVNDTNPYNVFRPREKAHRLHTRRMQRRENNIQSFERLRLVRRNLDQAKALMGALIKREETKREFMECEVNLQRIQMQYKHEAQLVDDGTTLSGFQQVSSRYGSSDDDYADSDDTTTEQPYYRPPVLHPRYSDNKLSVIPTLRIKRERELKRRPQNNGWAFKRDPEEPVLLFTRPLDPGKLVAAGIKLPPDPPIENGDTMPPFRCRGRIGRGGRIIFDRWNPLARTPTSVGQETSNYVPYGRRPPSPEG; encoded by the exons atGAGCAGGCTCTCGTTCAGGCCGCGGCCTCTCGACATCCACAAGAAGCTCCCAATCCTCAAGTCGGCGCGGGACTTCGAGGACGATGACCCCACGGCTGCCGCGGTCACCGCGGCAAGGGTAGGGGTCCTGCTGCGGCATTCCGGGTCGGACCTCACTGCCGCTGCTACTGCCACTGACGGCGAG GGAAATCCAACTCCCAGCAAGAAGAATGCTCAGGAAATACCAACGCCGCAGTTTGATGATGTGGAATCCTATGAAAGGGATTACACTCGTACCTTTGCACAACCATCATGTTATATACGAGGAAGAGGAG CAAGGGCCGATATCGGTGAATTTGTTGAGTATGACCTCgacaatgaagatgaagaatggcTTGAAGACTTCAACAATGAGCGGAAAAATCTCAACCCTGAAAA GTTGGAGGTCCTCTTATTCAAGTTGGAATTTTTGGATCACAAAGCTCGAGAAAGAGCAGGAGCCATAACACCAACTTTCATAGGACCTGTTCCAGTCCTCTTGCAACTTGATGTTGCTATGGAG GCTTTGCAATATTTATCTGTTCGGTATGCCGTTTTCCAAGCTGTATATAACTTTTGGAAAGCTAAG AGGGAACGGTGGCAAAAGCCTATTCTGCGGCGTTTGCAG CCTCCTCCACCGGTGAATGATACAAACCCATATAATGTATTCAGACCAAGAGAAAAGGCCCATCGTCTTCATACAAGAAGG ATGCAAAGACGGGAAAATAATATCCAGTCGTTTGAAAGACTTCGCCTG GTACGACGCAACTTGGACCAAGCAAAGGCATTAATGGGGGCTCTGATTAAG AGGGAAGAGACAAAGCGGGAGTTCATGGAATGCGAAGTCAACCTTCAGCGCATTCAGATGCAATATAAG CATGAGGCCCAGCTTGTTGATGATGGGACTACATTGTCAGGGTTCCAGCAAGTCTCTAGCAGATATGGGTCAAGTGATGATGATTATGCGGATTCGGATGACACCACAACTGAACAGCCATATTATCGGCCACCTGTTCTCCATCCCCGGTACTCTGATAACAAGCTATCAGTAATCCCTACATTGCGTATAAAGCGTGAGCGGGAACTGAAAAGGAGACCTCAGAATAATGGCTGGGCATTTAAAAGG GATCCTGAGGAACCAGTATTGTTATTCACAAGACCACTGGATCCGGGGAAGTTGGTGGCAGCGGGTATCAAGTTGCCACCAGATCCTCCCATTGAGAATGGTGACACCATGCCACCATTCCGGTGCCGAGGTAGAATTGGACGAGGCGGACGAATCATCTTTGATCGATGGAACCCTCTTGCCCGAACACCAACATCAGTTGGCCAGGAAACCTCCAATTATGTACCATATGGTCGTAGGCCACCCTCACCGGAAGGTTGA